ttcaatcaagGATTctcaaaatagttttattacatttcacAATACCATAACCGCATCAGAagtatacacaaataatttaaaagacaaACATTTACCCATTCAACcatttattgtcattattggTGTTCCATTAAAGCcagaacaaatatatttattttttgattctatcaaatataattttttttgtacagtaATAGCAATAgatgtatgttttaaaataatacatttatttaatcatcaaTACCCTTTACAATCTTCTGCTGTGTGgatgtatatacaaaaattattttataatataactactaaATATGATACTTCACACGCAATTATTACTCAAATTATACAtgaattaaagaaataatggtgttgatttatgattattacaatttaattaggtGTATTTGTTTACCTTATGCCCTATATGTCCTATTTGCTAggctaggtacctatactttatttatttatatttaaaattatattcttaatatttatatctttatattaagaaactattaacacatttttattataaaatataattagaatattaacatgtattataatattatatagcatttctattttatatttcttcatCTTTAttgcctatgtatttttatatcacatattaatataaaattaaaataattttgtttaataatcatttatgtattattataatctgcatatattttatttgtttatatattttttatgattatgtactttttatgaataaatgttatttatatcctTAAAacacgagtatatatatataaatatatattttttagtaaattatgaataatattcattttagttatttgactgataataattttatataggtaacaaattgttatatttaaatcaataggtaaattattttattgaatagaataaaatcactattagttttaaaacgatatattattttgttattttgacaaatatcattattcaatataataataattttattaagatgataaaaagtttatattaatcgATTACCTACTGGTTTGTTAaggaatgataaaataaatgttgatcgtataaactatttattatttttataaaatattttttattatcgtaataaaaatcttattataataatacaatttttatcaaataattatcaattccATAtctaccaatattattttatcaaattaataaatactttatggggtcattattaataactattttattaaatcgatctatttatttatttattttttttgaatttattatttttttttcgttgagTGTaccctttttaaaattattatgctacATTAGGCCTTTGTCTAAAAATTCTATCTGAAAAGTTATAACCTggtaaaaatcttaattttaataatatgtaataattgttttataatttatatagcaaTTTTAGACACTTTATTGGCCAGTGATAaggatgtatatttatactacggCCGGGAAACGACAACAGATTGGGCTAATGTGCTTGGTAATGGATGTGCAGAAGCCAATGCATTAAAAGAAATGAATTCATTAGAAGTATTTTTTGAGGCACATAAGGGGATCGATGGTCTTATACTTGTTGGTATAACCTATGAAGTAAgaactgttttaatttaaattcttataaattaattaattcccAAGAtgtctaaatttattataatgcagtACGTTTGTAAagactatttaatatacctacttttaaaaGGTAAGGTATCATTGTACCCCTTCCCACCATCTCAACACCCAACCGgttattaattcttataattattaacgttgtACAAATCTCATATttgtagataaataattaatattcacatTTCAAGAACTTTTAAGATGGTGACTTATAGTCATATtattctatgtattatatattttttcatttacattgATGATCACTGCAAAAGCGTTTTtctggaaatatattataattattaataataataatataaattatataaaaatatttttttaaggtcgtattaccataaaataatacctgaaataatataaaaaataatttaccaaatttgtataatacataatattgaattctaTAGCCTAGCGACCCAGAATTTGCAAACTTtactgaaaattttaaaatatatcttgatgtgctgaaaaaaaagtttccaaATCTGGCGATTGGGTTGGATTTATTTGCATCATTCCTTATAGATCAGTATAACGATCCAAAACGCGTATGTgagtatttatgtttatatagatattatatttttcactatacataataattttcaaatattcatgattttgacaaattttatcaatatatgaacatgaaacaataatacaaagaaaatagtacctattcttataactttttaatttctatataagACTAAATTATggaattttgtatacaattttcaaaaacatttacttattcaaataaattttaacgacgttaaaacaaaacaaaagcaaatattcaaatacctataagTAACCTTAACATAAGCgagatattttgaaaattaaatcatgtaaagataatgattattttaaaaaatggtgaaatttttaattatctacgacttatactttttgaatgataaaaaatattgataaataatatatatgatacataattatagttaagcgatttcatgaaaatttcaatacacTCATAACATTAACGCTTAGATTTTTCtccataagtttttcttcacaaactaagtattaaattgtttaacctaaaaaataaatgcaaaaagTTGTATGggtttttaactacaaaattacttgaacattttcacaattttgactgatttaaaagttataaacttacaaacaaaaaattgtgaataacgatttttgatttttttcaactacaataagaaccaCTTACAAGAAACCTTGTATGAAAGTCTTTTAAGTatcccaaaatatttttattgacatttcaaaaaaaaatagtcagataaatctaaaatttcagttgtctataaaaagcttaaaaaattcaaaatattttgaaattttaactgtgtatagataacgcttatataaacattatgtaaaaattttaagtatttacaatgATTACTTTTGAGTTTAAACTATATCAAAAAAtggattttgtcaaaaactggtgTTGCgttaaaattcccgtttttccataacttttttttttgtttttcccaatttttttaaaaactactggaataggtatgtttaactttgacctctataatgcaccaaagaTATTCAGTTTGCTATCAGAAACTGtcacaacaattttaaattgaagtttaATTTCAACAAGTTTTGCTGTACTCAGATACACaaatgcaaatataaaaaaaaacacaaatcattgtaaaattaaaacattcatcacttctttcggaatctaaaacaaatataaaattccacAAATCAACTGGAAGTGTCACCAGTCCctttaaatgttcatattgTGTTATACTATAAGAACATATTCTTATTGTACATTAGAACACAGATTGTATTtctcttgtaaaaaaaaaaaaaacaatatttcttgcatgattgtaaataattataaatttgtatgtcTATTTTGGCTGACATTAAATCAGTTATTTAAATCTCTAACCTAATGGTTAATAATACTCTTAAAATATACTctgtgtaataaaatgttactaataaatattgatttgtatatatgtattcactgtagaaataaatagaataatttttatgttcaaacattttaaaagggTTGGATTTCAAAGTATTAGACGtatctattgatttttatgcTGTTACTATGGAGGAATTTAATCCATGCAATGCTGACTTCAAAACCGGAACTGTTATAAAATctgcaaaaaatataatacatacattggtatttaaacataattatcgattaaaaataaataattactttctaATTTATTCTCTAATTCTAGGATATATTAGCAGATGTCTTACAAAAAACGAATATTCCAAAagcaaaaacatattttaaatttaaaacaaacccAGAATCACCTGATGATACACTGATTCTTTGTGGTATGAATAATGaaaaggtataaaaattaaatataagcttacaaagatttattatttgtcagtTTAGATAAGGTTATTAATACACCATGTCGTGGGGGAatagtaacattattttataataactaaaaacgaaataaaatactaactttatactaattacttaaagaataattatctCGTCAAAGGCATTAtgagtataaaacaattatatacaatatagaacTTATATGAAAAACCTatcaaattaagtttaaatttacgtTATCCTTATTCTTTCGCTTAATCCTAAGCCACTTGGGTTGCATGTTACTTCTATctcaaaataggtatatttttcagataataaattttactgatAAATGGTAATTTGAGTCCC
The DNA window shown above is from Aphis gossypii isolate Hap1 chromosome 2, ASM2018417v2, whole genome shotgun sequence and carries:
- the LOC126550440 gene encoding uncharacterized protein LOC126550440 isoform X1, with amino-acid sequence MYFPQPLLLICVLLILAERIHSQSLKGPGISSCSYSNFRDSVCEWPPIQVSEIPAECTSLNYLVALIDENYFIGPSTSGSDYAILDTLLASDKDVYLYYGRETTTDWANVLGNGCAEANALKEMNSLEVFFEAHKGIDGLILVGITYEPSDPEFANFTENFKIYLDVLKKKFPNLAIGLDLFASFLIDQYNDPKRVWLDFKVLDVSIDFYAVTMEEFNPCNADFKTGTVIKSAKNIIHTLDILADVLQKTNIPKAKTYFKFKTNPESPDDTLILCGMNNEKLCELPSTVTCDWCSDTIASYNEKGKFSKEYGAGFMTRYINFEDKNNTCQCEKSFFAFYALLDGFNGITSKPCVLFDDRDHS
- the LOC126550440 gene encoding uncharacterized protein LOC126550440 isoform X2 codes for the protein MYFPQPLLLICVLLILAERIHSQSLKGPGISSCSYSNFRDSVCEWPPIQVSEIPAECTSLNYLVALIDENYFIGPSTSGSDYAILDTLLASDKDVYLYYGRETTTDWANVLGNGCAEANALKEMNSLEVFFEAHKGIDGLILVGITYEPSDPEFANFTENFKIYLDVLKKKFPNLAIGLDLFASFLIDQYNDPKRVWLDFKVLDVSIDFYAVTMEEFNPCNADFKTGTVIKSAKNIIHTLDILADVLQKTNIPKAKTYFKFKTNPESPDDTLILCGMNNEKLCELPSTVTCDWCSDTIASYNEKGKFSKEYGAGFIARYIDFEDKNNTCKCEKPFFAFYALLDGFNGITSKPCELFDNRN